One genomic region from Microcystis panniformis FACHB-1757 encodes:
- a CDS encoding DNA cytosine methyltransferase, translating into MSELQLSLFPQNNQDIEKTKKVKLGRYEKIQRELLTIKRDLHQVFVDVNCPIAPHLTYNFIDLFCGAGGITQGLVQANFHPAASVEINPVASLTHRYNFPQCHHFCGDIHDFQAEKWLILAGSPDIHLVVGGPPCQGFSVAGKRDPNDPRNQLFKEFIRVVSEIQPWYVVMENVPGILTMQKGKVKETILEEFESIGYSNISIAILESAAYGIPQIRPRAIFIANRFDLPNPYPQPQLLPHQYIPIESAISDLPAYTPIPEINHEWTRHSSKYMERIARVPPGGSLYETYVDAFKRQYPGKPSMTIKENHGGTHIHPHLNRVISAREMARLQSFPDSFIFEGTMKKAMWQIGNAVPPRLAECIGYALIPYLNKVALQLEQESQINQNLNPIACG; encoded by the coding sequence ATGTCAGAACTTCAATTATCATTATTCCCTCAAAATAATCAAGATATTGAAAAGACGAAAAAAGTCAAATTAGGACGTTATGAAAAAATTCAACGGGAACTACTGACCATCAAGCGTGATTTACATCAAGTTTTTGTGGATGTTAATTGTCCGATCGCTCCTCATCTAACTTATAACTTCATTGATTTATTTTGTGGTGCTGGTGGCATAACTCAAGGTTTAGTTCAGGCAAATTTTCATCCAGCAGCAAGTGTTGAAATCAATCCTGTCGCTTCATTAACACATCGGTACAACTTCCCACAATGCCATCATTTCTGTGGTGATATTCATGACTTTCAAGCAGAGAAATGGCTTATCTTGGCAGGCTCACCCGATATACATTTAGTGGTTGGAGGTCCGCCGTGTCAGGGTTTTTCGGTCGCTGGTAAACGAGATCCCAATGATCCTCGAAATCAATTATTTAAAGAGTTTATAAGAGTGGTTTCTGAAATTCAGCCTTGGTATGTCGTCATGGAAAATGTGCCAGGGATTCTCACGATGCAAAAAGGCAAGGTGAAAGAAACTATCTTAGAAGAGTTTGAATCGATCGGTTATTCTAATATTTCGATCGCTATTCTTGAATCTGCCGCTTATGGAATTCCTCAAATTAGACCGAGAGCAATTTTTATAGCTAATAGATTCGATCTACCTAATCCTTATCCTCAACCTCAATTACTACCTCATCAATATATTCCGATAGAGTCGGCTATTTCCGATTTACCTGCTTACACGCCTATTCCCGAAATTAATCATGAATGGACACGCCATTCCTCGAAGTATATGGAACGGATCGCACGAGTACCCCCCGGTGGTTCTCTCTATGAAACCTACGTTGATGCTTTTAAGCGCCAGTATCCAGGCAAACCGAGTATGACCATCAAAGAAAATCATGGAGGTACACATATTCATCCCCATCTTAATCGAGTTATTTCCGCCCGTGAAATGGCCAGACTTCAATCTTTCCCCGATTCGTTTATTTTTGAGGGAACCATGAAAAAAGCTATGTGGCAAATTGGTAATGCGGTTCCCCCACGTTTAGCCGAATGTATCGGATACGCTTTAATTCCTTATCTCAACAAAGTTGCTTTACAGCTAGAGCAAGAATCGCAGATTAATCAGAATTTAAATCCGATAGCTTGCGGTTGA
- a CDS encoding helix-turn-helix domain-containing protein, translating into MDSSSMFGQDRAMDENKAKILKALGSLVRQHRENLGISQEELATRSNLDRTYISGIERGIRNPSVTALVSLANGMNLNVSNLLEGLENKVNQTNGKDRTTRTT; encoded by the coding sequence GTGGACTCATCGTCTATGTTCGGTCAGGATAGAGCTATGGACGAAAACAAGGCAAAAATTTTAAAAGCGTTGGGTTCGTTAGTAAGACAACACAGAGAAAATCTAGGTATTTCCCAAGAAGAACTAGCGACACGCTCGAATCTAGATAGAACATATATTTCTGGCATCGAGCGCGGGATTCGCAATCCTTCTGTAACCGCTCTTGTTAGTCTGGCGAACGGAATGAACCTCAATGTCTCCAATCTATTAGAAGGCTTGGAAAACAAAGTTAATCAAACCAATGGAAAAGATCGTACAACACGGACAACGTAG